Proteins encoded together in one Drosophila albomicans strain 15112-1751.03 chromosome 2R, ASM965048v2, whole genome shotgun sequence window:
- the LOC117573500 gene encoding uncharacterized protein LOC117573500, protein MQALMKLGLFLCFSHALAVNNAYLPASENYAQHNPLATEYYSYTAPAEDDQSLPLQAAARQLAKAFTPPQQVVFIRTPETNLFTLTAKQLAAQNALDIYVLQRQMDTASLEQQRAAIEQQAGHKPSVHFVKYRTPEDVTRALNSLRSGYDQLPGKTSVHAVETAKVIQLNPAVTAAPLPPPPPPQYRQQPSEQVVFKILPKGGVDYETHEQANELETAKLQALFRQYLPTGQR, encoded by the exons ATGCAAGCCTTAATG AAACTTGGTCTCTTCCTGTGCTTCAGTCACGCCCTCGCAGTGAACAACGCCTATTTGCCGGCTAGCGAAAATTACGCTCAACACAATCCACTTGCCACGGAATACTACAGTTACACTGCACCAGCGGAGGATGACCAGTCGCTGCCCTTGCAGGCGGCAGCCCGTCAGCTGGCCAAGGCATTCACACCTCCCCAGCAAGTTGTGTTTATTCGCACGCCAGAAACAAATCTCTTCACGCTAACTGCCAAACAGCTGGCGGCACAAAATGCGCTGGATATCTATGTGCTTCAGCGGCAAATGGATACCGCATCTTTGGAGCAGCAGAGGGCAGCCATTGAGCAGCAGGCGGGTCACAAGCCCAGCGTACACTTTGTCAAATATCGCACACCCGAAGATGTGACTCGTGCTCTAAATAGTCTGAGGTCTGGCTACGATCAGCTGCCGGGCAAAACCAGTGTCCACGCGGTGGAAACAGCAAAGGTCATTCAACTTAATCCAGCAGTTACTGCTGCACCTcttccgcctcctcctccgccacAATACAGACAGCAGCCATCGGAGCAGGTGGTGTTCAAGATTTTGCCCAAGGGCGGCGTCGATTATGAGACTCACGAGCAGGCCAATGAGCTCGAAACTGCCAAGTTGCAGGCACTGTTCCGGCAATACCTACCCACTGGTCAACGTTAG
- the LOC117573506 gene encoding DNA translocase FtsK yields MREIVFLTLLAICSAELGYQYQQNGPAFGYETESALSNSQTTDHYQDHADFHKHFYAFEAPYDSSEEADLAEQKISSLSQKNLQVVFIKAPENKAVQGALNALVKQSTEDKTAIYVLNKQTDPNELASKITALQSQRKHKPQVHFVKYRTDAEAAHAQQHIQEQYGGVKDHSLQPLQPPLLGYSQQPQSSQAAQGYYPSELPQQPELPPQPELPQPAYYPTKQPQTPQPYYPPELPATGYTPQPEVPQTPQGYYLPPATPLLPTPHPSYLPPLPSSYQGYDYGRDQSNVVPLAQQQLTPGPYDLDARTARSRRIDFRVNERHRSNSRMIFPTDTPSRRYLPAQKRKRRAHF; encoded by the coding sequence TTGGGATACCAGTATCAGCAGAATGGTCCAGCTTTCGGCTATGAGACGGAATCGGCGCTGAGCAATAGTCAAACAACTGATCACTATCAGGATCATGCGGACTTCCACAAGCATTTTTATGCCTTCGAGGCACCCTACGATTCTTCGGAGGAAGCAGACTTAGCTGAGCAGAAGATATCATCACTTTCGCAGAAGAATTTGCAAGTCGTTTTCATTAAAGCGCCCGAGAACAAGGCAGTTCAGGGAGCTCTTAATGCTCTGGTCAAGCAGAGCACTGAGGATAAGACAGCCATCTATGTGCTGAATAAGCAAACGGATCCCAATGAACTGGCAAGCAAAATAACCGCTTTGCAATCGCAACGTAAACACAAGCCACAAGTTCATTTTGTCAAATACAGGACCGATGCCGAGGCTGCGCATGCCCAGCAGCATATTCAGGAGCAATACGGCGGAGTAAAGGACCACAGCTTGCAACCATTGCAGCCGCCATTGTTGGGTTACTCGCAGCAGCCACAGTCGTCACAGGCCGCGCAAGGCTACTATCCATCAGAGTTGCCCCAGCAGCCAGAGTTACCACCGCAACCAGAGCTGCCACAACCGGCCTATTACCCAACCAAGCAACCACAAACACCACAGCCCTATTATCCACCAGAGTTGCCAGCGACAGGTTACACGCCACAACCAGAGGTGCCACAGACGCCGCAAGGATATTATCTCCCACCAGCCACCCCATTGTTGCCCACACCACATCCAAGTTATTTGCCGCCATTACCCAGTTCCTATCAGGGCTACGACTACGGCAGAGATCAGAGCAACGTCGTGCCTTTGGCACAACAGCAGTTGACTCCTGGTCCCTATGACTTGGATGCTCGTACTGCTAGATCCCGTCGTATTGATTTTCGTGTTAATGAGAGACATCGATCGAACAGTCGTATGATTTTCCCCACAGACACGCCATCGAGGAGGTATCTGCCAGCTCAGAAGCGTAAGCGGCGAGCCCACTTCTAA
- the LOC117573499 gene encoding uncharacterized protein LOC117573499: MRGFILICLFAATCSADKLGYNYQPVAHADEGLSFVPGNGLLPVEAAAPVIAQPQQQHGEAQLSLPIEAPIQTQTQGAIVPQAAPLIEEFQKEFYTYAAPEDQFDEGVNNQQIADSLKKNLRIVFIRTPENRGFENAALQLAKQSAQQETAIYVLSKQADVANLAKQLNALKSTTSNKPEVHFVKYRTPQDAANAQLAIQNQYNQLPGVSRISNEGSAPVLNFASQTQAAPATVTESQLTGGQDYLPPALRRFRVK; this comes from the exons ATGCGTGGATTTATT TTGATTTGCCTTTTTGCGGCCACCTGCAGTGCCGATAAGCTGGGCTACAACTATCAGCCCGTTGCCCATGCGGACGAGGGACTTTCGTTTGTGCCCGGCAACGGTTTGCTGCCCGTTGAAGCTGCTGCACCTGTCATCGctcagccacagcaacaacacggcGAGGCTCAACTATCACTGCCCATTGAGGCGCCAATCCAGACGCAAACTCAAGGTGCCATTGTGCCTCAGGCAGCGCCACTAATTGAGGAATTCCAGAAAGAATTCTACACGTATGCTGCGCCTGAGGACCAGTTCGATGAAGGCGTCAACAATCAGCAAATCGCCGATTCATTGAAGAAGAACCTGCGCATTGTGTTCATTCGCACACCCGAAAACCGAGGCTTTGAGAATGCTGCTTTGCAGTTGGCCAAGCAGTCGGCCCAACAGGAGACGGCCATCTATGTGCTGAGCAAGCAGGCCGATGTGGCCAATTTGGCCAAACAGCTGAACGCACTCAAGTCAACCACGAGCAACAAGCCCGAGGTTCACTTTGTGAAGTATCGCACCCCACAGGATGCCGCCAACGCACAATTGGCTATTCAGAATCAATACAATCAACTGCCCGGCGTGTCCCGCATCTCCAACGAGGGCAGCGCTCCAGTATTGAATTTTGCATCGCAAACACAAGCAGCTCCAGCGACCGTGACTGAATCGCAACTGACAGGTGGACAGGATTACCTGCCACCTGCACTTCGTCGTTTCCGCGTTAAGTAA